One stretch of Arachis hypogaea cultivar Tifrunner chromosome 20, arahy.Tifrunner.gnm2.J5K5, whole genome shotgun sequence DNA includes these proteins:
- the LOC114926089 gene encoding B3 domain-containing transcription factor VRN1 gives MTSKPVLFFKIIISQSLQQGILKLPKNFSRKYGASLPKPVFLKPPNGTEWKVDWTMHDADVVFENGWKEFVKYYSINHGYVLKFEYNGNSKLGVQICDKSGLEIEYPVNVNQQEKVNIIEISDEEVQAFDEMPQRQNNRRKSPKSQLNQRNGNQSQGTSFLKSTSTSIEKELDGDRKETQTTSKVKSPLAETSGTLKEAEKFTSKNPFFIINVTKKFLDQSRPNVPIDFVKKYLKQKQFAMVRFRDKLWPLKLLPYVTKKESIRLSTGWNLFAKASELQAGDVCIFELINMKNSEFDVHFFRCHS, from the exons ATGACATCCAAACCAGTCCTTTTCTTCAAGATTATAATCTCACAATCTCTTCAACAAGGGATACTT AAACTCCCAAAGAATTTCAGTAGAAAATATGGTGCTTCTTTACCAAAGCCTGTGTTTCTCAAGCCTCCAAATGGAACTGAATGGAAAGTAGATTGGACTATGCATGATGCTGATGTTGTGTTTGAAAATGGTTGGAAAGAGTTTGTTAAATATTACTCTATAAATCATGGGTATGTGTTGAAGTTTGAATATAATGGAAATTCCAAATTGGGGGTTCAAATTTGTGACAAGAGTGGCCTTGAAATAGAGTATCCTGTCAATGTTAATCAACAAGAAAAGGTTAACATTATTGAGATCAGTGATGAAGAAGTTCAAGCGttcgatgaaatgcctcaacGACAAAACAATAGAAGGAAATCACCAAAGTCTCAGCTTAACCAAAGGAATGGTAATCAGTCTCAAGGGACAAGTTTTTTGAAGTCAACATCAACATCCATTGAAAAAGAATTAGATGGTg ATAGAAAGGAAACTCAAACAACTTCAAAGGTTAAAAGTCCCCTCGCTGAAACAAGTGGTACTCTGAAGGAAGCTGAGAAATTCACCTCAAAAAATCCGTTTTTCATCATAAATGTAACGAAAAAATTTCTGGACCAAAGCAGACCG AATGTACCAATTGACTTTGTCAAAAAGTACCTGAAGCAAAAGCAGTTTGCCATGGTAAGGTTTAGAGATAAATTGTGGCCTTTGAAGTTGCTGCCTTATGTAACAAAAAAGGAATCAATCCGGTTGTCCACCGGGTGGAACTTGTTTGCTAAAGCAAGTGAATTGCAAGCTGGAGATGTTTGCATCTTTGAGCTGATCAACATGAAAAATTCAGAGTTTGATGTTCACTTCTTTAGATGTCACTCCTAA